AATCAATCGCCCTCTTTCGGCCCTGACACCTACCCTAGTACCCGGTCAAACAGTGGTGCTGATTCGTATCTGGAGATCAATGACATAACCAAGGCGGGGAAGGTGATGACGTTCACACTGGCCAATTCTCTTTTGGCTGACGGATTTCCAGATTCATCTTTGCAGATGGAGTTCCTTTACGACTTCGATGGAGATGGTCAAAGGGAGATCATTGGCATGTCCGATTCATTATGGTGGTCCGGTCCTGGCGAGATCAAACCTGAAGGGATTACACTTCGTCCAGTTGGCGACTATCGCTTGGCAATTACCAATAGCGGCCCGGCTCCAGAGCTTGTGCTTACTTTTGAGCGAGATGGGTTACTTGCTGTGGAGATAAAATCTTATTCCTCAACCATTTCCGGATTTGAGTCAGTATGGTCAGCCAGCTTACAACTTGCTCTCCCATCAAGGGTTGTTGGTTATACTAACGCTTCGAAAGTTGGTCTGTTTTACGATGATCACATTGTAATTATTACACCGGATTCTTCATGGGAAGAAGTGACGAATGAAGGACTGACTGTTTCGTGGTGGACGAGAGGTCCACTGTCAGATGTTGGCTCTGTTGTACATACCTCTGGAGAGGGGTTAGTGAGCATGACAAATGGTATCACCTATACAGGCTTTGAGGAAGTCGGTTTTGTTTATCTTGGCGTGGTCGACTTGGATGGTGACGCTGAATTGGAGATCATTGCGACTGACACAGAAGGGACGGTTTACGCTCTGAACCGTAACCTCACCCTTTTGAGCGGTTTCCCAATGGAGCTGGATGCGGCAGGCCCTTTTCTGGCCGGACAGATCACGGGAGACGATCATCCAGAGATTGTGACAAAAACCTCTCAAGGGGATGTTTTGATTATTGACTGGACCGGTAGGATAAGTTTTCACTTGGCCGGGGATGAGACAAGTGAACTGAAGATGATTGCAAATTATCAGGGGAGAAACGCCATCCTTACTTCTTCAGAAGTGTGGCTTTTTGATGAGGCAGCTGCAGATGAAGGCAATTCATGGCCGTCCGAGCACGGCGGCCTGCTCAACGGGCGATTTTTTTCAGGTTCTCTATCGGAGTCACCTGTTTCGGCTAACAACGGTATTCTTGACAAAAAAAGAACATACTGTTACCCAAACCCTGCTGATGATGGTTCCACCACACTTCGGGTGACCGTAGGTGAAGTCGATAACATTACCATCACCGTCTATGATCTGGCGGGCTTTTTTGTGGAACGTTTGAAGATAGCCAATGTTCATTCAAATGAAGTGAATGAAGTTGTTTGGGATGTGAGTCAGGTTGAGAGCGGTGTTTACTTAGCTAATGTGGAAGCTACCTTAGCTGGAAAATCGGCATCCAAGATTCTCAAAATTGCTGTCATCAACTGACAAAGGAAAACAGGTCCAAAATTTCCAATTGAAAGTGTGAAACGATCCCTCTTTATAGCTGGATTACTTTTCCAAACGGTGTTCGGGCAGGTGGCATTCAATCATCCCGAATTGACGTGGAAGACCTTCGAGACGGACCATTTTACTGTACACTTCCATAACGGGACGGAGAGAACTGCCAAAGAGGGGGCCGTGGCAGCGGAAACCATCTATTCTTATGTCACAGGTCTCTATCAATATGAACCTGTTGAGAAGACTCACATTATTTTCATTGACACTGATGACTATTCTAATGGTGCCGCTTACTATTATGACAATAAGATAGAGATTTGGGCCTCTCCTCTTGACATGGAGCTGCGCGGAAGTCACCGTTGGATACAGAATGTGATTACCCATGAATTCACGCACATTGTTTCCATGCAGGCGGCCATGAAGTTCGGGAGGCGTGTGCCCGGTGGTTATTTTCAGTGGATAAGGTATGAACCGGAAAAACGGGAAGATGTGCTGTATGGTTATCCCAATACGCTAGTCTCCTATCCTTTGCCCGGTACTACCGTGCCGCCGTGGTTTGCTGAGGGGGTGGCACAGTTCATGTACGATGGGGCTACTTACGACTTTTGGGATACGCACCGGGATATGATTCTAAGAGACAGGGCACTGAACAATAATCTTCTTTCGCTCACGGAGATGAATACCTTCGGTAAGGCGGGCATTGGGAATGAATCCACCTATAATTCCGGATTTGCCTTTTCCCGGTATCTAGCATACAAATACGGGCAAGAAGTGCTTCCTGTCATTGCCAGGAATCTATCCCGTAAGTCAGGTGCATCAATCCAATCTGCAATTGAGGGGGCGGCCGGTTTTCCGGCCGATAAAGTGTTTTCGGATTTTCAGACAACATTGATGGAACGGTATGAGCTTCTCACCGAATCAATCAATAGCGGAGAAGTAAAAGGCAAGATCATACGGAAGAAAGGGACTGCCAATTTCCACCCCACCTGGGCTCCGGATGGAGAAAGGTTTGCATATTTGTCCAATGAGGGAAACGATTTTCTCGGCCAGACCAACTTGCGCATTTTCACCTTCAAGGACAGCACGGATGAAATCACGGCAAAAGATGTTTTCTCTTCCCCGGCATGGTCCTCATCAGGAGATAAGATCTATTACACAAAAAAATCGAAACCGGATAGAAAAGGTTCTAAATGGTTCGACCTTTACGTTTATTCATTTGAAGATGAGGAAGAGGAGCGTCTGACGAAAGGTTCCAGAGCTTTTTCACCTGTTATATTTCCCGGTGATTCACTGCTGGCTTACCTGGCAACCCGGGACGGGACACAGAATGTCTTTCTGATTAACCTGAATTCAGAGGAATCAGAACAGATAACACGTTTCGATGATGGACGCCAAATTTCCAATCTTACTTTCGATGCCAACAAAAGGTGGCTAATGTTCGATTATGTGGAAAGCCATTTCAGAAATATCGCAGCCCTCGATATAAAAGATACGACTTTTGTTGACCTTATGGCTGTTCCCGAGTGGGATGAACGGGATATAACGGCCACGGCCAACGGGGGTCTGATCTATTCCTTAGACCGTTCAGGCATTTTCAACCTTTTCTACGTCAATTCTTCCGATGGTCGCCAAGGATATATCTCCAACGTTTTCGGTGGTGCATTCATGCCCGATGTGAGCAGGGACGGGAAGGTGCTCTATTCCCTCTATGAAAATGGTGGCTACAGGATTGCGCTCATGGACTCCGTCCGGCTGGTGGATGAAACTGTTGTCGGTTACAGCCCTGACTATTTCACAAAATTCGACGGCTTGCCACCTCCTGTAATGGCGGACGATTCATCTTATCCTGATTCTGTTTTTAAGAATTATGAGGACTCATTTTCCAGAATGTTTTTCTTCCCAAGACTGCAGCTGGATTACGGCATGATGAAACCTGGGTTCTATTTCCAATCCAATGAAGTGATCAACCGGGTCAGCGTTTTTGGCGGTGCCGGTCTTAACAGGCTTACTGATCTTGATCTATTCTTACTCTTTGAACTGAGAACGCTTTATCCCACGCTTTATGCGGAAGTCTTTTTCATGACGCGGCACATCACCAATCAATCCACCCTTTGGGATGTGATTGATATCGACTCGGATGTGGCTTACCGGCTTTTCCAAATGGAGGGAGGGGCAAGGTTTCCATTTCGGGGTCGGCACAGTGTCACTCTCTTTGGCTCATATCAGAATTACCGTTCAAATGCTCTCTGGTGGGTTCCTGGAGAACAGCTTTTCGGCAAGTCAGGGATCGATTACTACAGCGGTGTTCATACGGGGATGAGATGGGACACACAGGTTTTCCGAAGAACGGTTGACTATGACATCCTGCCAAGTAATGGGTTCAAGGTTCATCTTGATTTCCGCCAGGAAAACAATCGGTTTTACAGTCCGGAAGAATCGTTGTTCGAGATTGTCTTCAAAGATTTCAACTTTGCCAGAGTGAAGGGGAGCGGTGAAGCTCATTTTGAGGTACCTAATACGGACCGATGGACACTCTCCGCTGAAATTGCTGGTGGGTGGATGTCAGAGACGGAAGTGGATTCATTTTTCAACTTTTTTGCAGGAGGTTTGCCGGGGATAAAGGGATATCCTTTTTATGCACTTGAAGGGAACAGAATGGTGGCGGCGACAGCTACAGCGAGAATCCCCATCATGAGACAGCGCCATATTTCTTTGGGACCGTTTATTCTACAGAATATTGTAGTCGGGTTCATGGGCCAGTTTGGTGACGCTTGGAACGGGAACGGAGGAAGCTTCTCAGCAAAGCGTTCGGTGGGTGTTCAGCTTCGGTTTGGAGGCTTTTCATTCTACAATTACCCGACGGGAATTGGCGTGGAATTACACAGGGGATTAGATAAATTCACCGCGCTAAATCATGAGTATGGCGGCGACTCACGGCTTTACTTTACCCTTCTCTTTGGATTCTAAGTGACAAAACAGCCAAAACTGATACCGGTCATACTGATCCTCATTGCTCCTCTTTTTTCAAGCGGGTCGAGACTTCTCATTTATGAACCCCGTTTTCATGGCCCACTGTTGTTGATCCAGCCTGAGGCAAAAACAGATTCAGCTCAGATTAAAGTAGACAGCACCATTTATCCCGCCAGGGGACTCATTTTGTCCATGGCCATTCCCGGTATGGGGGAGTGGTACGCCGGAGCAAAGAAAAAGGCCCTCTTTTTCGCTGGGATGGAGGTGGCCGCCTGGATGAGCTGGAGGTCATTTACCAAGAGTGGGGAAAGGATCGAAACTGAATACGAACTGTTCGCCAATGAGAATTGGAATCTTTATCAATGGTGGCTGAGGACACCATGGCTTACATCCAGTTATGGTGATGTGGTCTGCGAAGGGACTCACCACCTCAAACTGTTTCTCCCCGGCCAGACAGCCACCATCAGTTCAGACTCCCTTTGCGGGTGGGACTGGATTGAAGGTGTGGAAGTTGTGAAGGATCATGAGTTCTACGAGAACATTGGCAAGTATGATCAATTTGTTGCAGGATGGTCGGATCTTTTCAAGGAAGACGGGAATAACGGTTGGTGGGAGAAGGAAAAGTCTGTGGGGGACAGCGTTGAAATTCTGGTCATGACAGATTTAAAGAATAATTATCTCGACCAGCGGGCAGATTCAAATGATGCATTCAGGCTGGCTACCTACACCGTCAGTGCCATTATGTTCAATCATTTAATTAGCGCTTTTGATGCATTCATTGAGACGAGACGCCGCTTATTGGCACCAAACACAGAATCTGCATTGGGACTGACCTTTTCTCCCTTCGCCCGGTCTGGCGTGGGAGGGATCTCTCTGGCCATAAGATGGTGAGAGAATATTAATGATTGAGAGGCTCAGATATATTTTCCCACTGTTTGCGGTTTTGTTGGTCAGCTGTGCCAAGGATGAGATCGATCTCAGCAAAGATGATATTGATGAGCGATATGAAAAGGCCATGGAACTGTTGGAGAAACGGAAATACTACCGTGCCCAAGAGCATTTCCAGTATGTCCTTTTGCGGGGTAGACATACAGAAATCGGTGACGATGCCCAGTTCTATCTGGGTGAGGCTTATTTCCACAATGAAGAATACGAGAGCGCTATCAGCGAATATGATAAGCTGGTTCGTCAGATGACATTCAGTCCACACGTCAGGCTTGCTCGTTACCGCATCTGCCAGAGTTATGAAAAAAGTTCTCCAAAGTTCTATTTCGATCAGGGTGCCACAGACAGGGCGATACAGAAATATCAGGAATTCATCGAGGACTTTCCCGATTCAGAGTATCGTGATAATGCCACTGCCACCATCCGGGAGATGCGAAACAAACTGTCTCAAAAGATGTACGAGTCCGCTATTCTCTATGTGAAGATGGAAGAGTATGACGCCGCCGTAAATTACCTGGAGGGTCTTTTGGAGCTTTATTTTGACACAGATTTTTCTGACAAGGCACGGTTCCTGATTGTGGACACACTCATCGTAGCCGGTAAGTTTAAGGAATCAGAAACGTTCCTGAAGGACAACACCGGGAGGTTCATTGATCAGACCTTGCTTGAGGATGCGAAAAAATTGATTGACAAACACCGGCAAGAGGAAGGAAAGAAATTGTGAAGCTTTGCCTTTTCGGAGGAACCTTTGATCCGCCCCATGTGGGTCATCTTATCATTGCAGAGACCATTCAGGAATCTGAGAAGTTCGATCGAATTGTTTTTGTGCCAGCCTCCAATCCACCTCACAAGAAAAGAAGCATTTCGCCTATCGAGGACCGTTTGGAAATGCTTCGCCTGACTTTGGTGAATAATGACCATTTTGATGTGTCCAATATCGAAATAGAGCGGGGCGGTGTTTCGTATACGGTGGAGACCGTAAAGGAGACAAAGGGAAAGTTTAACCTCAATTCAGAGGGTATCTACTTTCTTATAGGTAGCGATTCCCTTTTGGACTTTCATAGCTGGATGGAATATGAATCAATCCTGAATGAATGCACAGTTATCGTTGCCCTTCGCCCGGGGTTTCGCCCTAGCAGGATTGATCCAAAGATTTTGTCTCAAATTAGGTTCGCAAATATTCCGCAAATTGAAGTCTCCTCCTCCCAGATACGACATCGAGTGAAGAGTGGATTGACCATTCGATACATGGTTCCAGACTCTGTCTGGGATTTTATCAATAAAAAAGGGATGTACCTCTGAATAATCACAGCATTCCTGTAAATCCTAATCAATGTTGATAACCCCCTTGCAAAGCCATATTATAATTAAAATGAGAAAGTCCCTGCTTAGCTAAGTTGTAGACTATTCAACTCCTCAGAAGGTAACTAAAAGGAAATCATGGAAGTTGTAAAAGATGTAATTATTGTTCTTGTGTGTGTCGGTGTGATAGCTAAAGGAGCAACTTGGCTTGTAGATAGTGCATCCAAAATTGCCAAGCGTATGGGAATCTCAGAACTGGTAATCGGGCTGACCATATTGGCATTGGGTACATCAGCTCCCGAATTTGCTGTTTCGATCTTGGCGGCTTTGAAGGGAATAGGTGATATTGCCATAGGGAATATTGTAGGTTCGAACATATTTAATCTAGGCTTTATTCTTGGTGGTACAGCAATTATCCACAGCCTGAAAACAAGTAGAATCGTCATTGTAAGAGATGGCTTATTCTTACTATTCGGTACGTTTATTCTATTGTTTTTTCTCTGGGATTTAGCCCTGACCAAATTTGAGGGAGGAATCCTTTTTTCCCTGCTTATTCTTTATCTAAGCTATCTTTATATCAAAAGAGAACCGTTAGAAATGGATCAGGTAACGGGTAAGATGGATTGGTGGGATCCTGTGTCGCTGATTGGAGGATTGGCGATGGTTCTCTTTGGTGCCCACTTTATGGTGGAGTCAGCGGTTAACCTGGCAAAATATTTGGGCGTATCAGACTGGGTCATAGGGGCTAC
This genomic stretch from Candidatus Neomarinimicrobiota bacterium harbors:
- the bamD gene encoding outer membrane protein assembly factor BamD — translated: MIERLRYIFPLFAVLLVSCAKDEIDLSKDDIDERYEKAMELLEKRKYYRAQEHFQYVLLRGRHTEIGDDAQFYLGEAYFHNEEYESAISEYDKLVRQMTFSPHVRLARYRICQSYEKSSPKFYFDQGATDRAIQKYQEFIEDFPDSEYRDNATATIREMRNKLSQKMYESAILYVKMEEYDAAVNYLEGLLELYFDTDFSDKARFLIVDTLIVAGKFKESETFLKDNTGRFIDQTLLEDAKKLIDKHRQEEGKKL
- a CDS encoding nicotinate-nucleotide adenylyltransferase, which produces MVKLCLFGGTFDPPHVGHLIIAETIQESEKFDRIVFVPASNPPHKKRSISPIEDRLEMLRLTLVNNDHFDVSNIEIERGGVSYTVETVKETKGKFNLNSEGIYFLIGSDSLLDFHSWMEYESILNECTVIVALRPGFRPSRIDPKILSQIRFANIPQIEVSSSQIRHRVKSGLTIRYMVPDSVWDFINKKGMYL
- a CDS encoding sodium:calcium antiporter — encoded protein: MEVVKDVIIVLVCVGVIAKGATWLVDSASKIAKRMGISELVIGLTILALGTSAPEFAVSILAALKGIGDIAIGNIVGSNIFNLGFILGGTAIIHSLKTSRIVIVRDGLFLLFGTFILLFFLWDLALTKFEGGILFSLLILYLSYLYIKREPLEMDQVTGKMDWWDPVSLIGGLAMVLFGAHFMVESAVNLAKYLGVSDWVIGATVIAAGTSAPEFATSLAAALRSRYGMSVGNLIGSDIFNLFGVLGVAGILSDIPVGLDARVHLVFLSLMVALVLVFMRTGWVVSRREGYILVMIGLVRWIYSFI